The proteins below are encoded in one region of Strongyloides ratti genome assembly S_ratti_ED321, scaffold srae_chrx_scaffold0000003:
- a CDS encoding G protein-coupled receptor, rhodopsin-like family and GPCR, rhodopsin-like, 7TM domain-containing protein codes for MEKILQLGYFFYGKQESYKILTKLFGNLAYIVAALIGIPANIIVIKRIIQSKDFQKSASYLIILNLAIADLLFLSGTPLLLYNSLLDSWNLGIFLCKAFLSSNAANHFASSIFMGLLAFDRYLAICCKKDFLPWLIVFVAILPLFHFGNIVYFIDNKNDTAQLKKAVCMLVWSPTDDGEFLLSDSLDFFENVQFSRRIFTAYTFAVGYVIPLIAVWLFYANIIYTVRKHGSSTIISNNHIKRRTFKITRLGVLIAVIYTFCWLPFWFVQWSIEEGALWTLKHNWLMAISYFAYVLGYFNSVINPFTFITFSNKHKHFTYKNSQKKKLKDKKYGILLDNH; via the exons ATGGAAAAAATTCTTCAATTaggatattttttttatggaaaacaagaaagttataaaattttg acaAAGTTATTTGGTAATTTAGCTTATATTGTAGCAGCTTTAATTGGAATTCCTGcaaatataattgttatcAAAAGAATTATTCAAAGCAAAGATTTTCAAAAATCAGCATCAtacttaataattttaaatttagcTATAGCTGATTTATTATTCTTGTCAGGAACAcctttacttttatataattcattACTAGATTCATGGAATCttggtatatttttatgtaaagcTTTTTTATCTAGTAATGCT gcAAATCATTTTGCAAGTTCCATTTTTATGGGACTTTTAGCATTTGATAGATATTTAGCAATATGttgtaaaaaagattttttgc CATGGCTAATCGTATTTGTAGCTATACTTCCGCTATTTCATTTTggaaatattgtttattttattgataataaaaatgatacagCGCAACTAAAGAAAGCTGTATGCATGTTAGTATGGTCACCAACTGATGATGGTGAATTTTTACTAAGTGATAGTTTagatttttttgaaaatgtaCAATTTTCAAGAAGGATTTTTACAGCATATACATTTGCTGTTGGATATGTTATTCCATTAATAGCAGTTTGGTTATTTTATGccaatataatttatacagTAAGAAAACATGGTTCATCAAcaataatttcaaataatcATATTAAAAGACGAACCTTTAAA ataacaAGACTTGGAGTTCTTATTGCTgttatttatacattttgtTGGTTACCATTTTGGTTTGTACAATGGTCAATTGAAGAGGGTGCTTTATGGACATTAAAACATAATTGGTTAATGGCAATATCTTATTTTGCTTATGTCTTAGGATATTTTAATTCTGTCATTAATccatttacttttataacattttctaataaaCACAAACATTTT acatataaaaattctcaaaaaaagaaattaaaagataaaaaatatggaatattattagataatCATTAA